A part of Kitasatospora acidiphila genomic DNA contains:
- a CDS encoding sensor histidine kinase, whose product MIERFRGWLRVRPAANDVIATLICLAIGVPIALTSAYQQHKSVSVTMLLLAVSCVPLLVRSRWPIPVAAATVLICELGFALSSAVATAPVSVIFALYWVAVTTDRVTAWRTGGGAATILLVSGLAFRPGVDRLAENLGVLGWTGAAVALGDALRSRRELLASYRERAERAERTKEAEAQRRVTEERIRIARELHDVVAHHITLVNAQAGVAHHLMRRDPEHAYQALERIRDTSRAALDELRATVGLLRGRDDGEEPREPTPGLADLPVLLDSFRHAGLTVGLERTGPESELPQLTELTAYRIIQEALTNTHKHAEAGAAVVRLETGASVLSVTVTDDGNGSGGGPGTGHGMIGMHERARSAGGTLHAGPRPGGGFRVHAELPLRPKG is encoded by the coding sequence ATGATCGAGCGGTTCCGGGGCTGGCTGCGGGTGCGGCCGGCGGCGAACGACGTCATCGCCACCCTCATCTGCCTGGCGATCGGCGTGCCGATCGCGCTGACCTCCGCCTATCAGCAGCACAAGTCGGTGTCGGTGACGATGCTGCTGCTGGCGGTCTCCTGCGTGCCGCTGCTGGTCCGCAGCCGCTGGCCGATCCCCGTGGCCGCGGCCACCGTGCTGATCTGCGAGCTCGGCTTCGCACTGTCCTCGGCGGTCGCCACCGCACCAGTCTCCGTGATCTTCGCACTCTACTGGGTTGCGGTGACCACCGACCGGGTGACCGCCTGGCGCACCGGCGGCGGCGCTGCGACGATCCTGCTGGTCTCCGGGCTGGCCTTCCGCCCCGGCGTGGACCGGTTGGCGGAGAACCTCGGGGTGCTCGGTTGGACCGGGGCCGCGGTGGCACTGGGCGACGCCCTGCGCAGCCGCCGCGAGCTGCTGGCCTCCTACCGGGAGCGGGCCGAGCGCGCCGAGCGCACCAAGGAGGCGGAGGCGCAGCGCCGGGTCACCGAGGAGCGGATCCGGATCGCCCGCGAGCTGCACGACGTGGTGGCCCATCACATCACCCTGGTCAACGCGCAGGCCGGGGTGGCGCACCATCTGATGCGCCGTGACCCGGAGCACGCCTACCAGGCGCTGGAGCGGATCCGCGACACCAGCCGGGCCGCGCTGGACGAGCTGCGCGCCACGGTGGGCCTGCTGCGCGGGCGGGACGACGGCGAGGAGCCGCGCGAGCCGACGCCCGGCCTGGCCGACCTGCCGGTGCTGCTGGATTCGTTCCGGCACGCCGGGTTGACCGTCGGCCTGGAGCGCACCGGCCCCGAGAGCGAGCTGCCGCAGCTGACCGAGCTGACCGCTTATCGGATCATCCAGGAGGCGCTGACCAACACTCACAAGCACGCCGAGGCCGGCGCCGCCGTGGTGCGGTTGGAGACCGGCGCCTCGGTGCTGAGCGTCACCGTCACCGACGACGGCAACGGCAGCGGTGGCGGGCCCGGAACCGGCCACGGCATGATCGGGATGCATGAGCGCGCCCGCTCCGCCGGCGGCACCCTGCACGCCGGTCCCCGCCCGGGCGGCGGCTTCCGGGTGCATGCCGAACTCCCCCTGCGACCCAAGGGCTGA
- a CDS encoding response regulator, with the protein MTIRVLLADDQALLRGTFRLLIDSTDDLEVVGEAGTGRQAVAMTRALRPDLVLMDIRMPELDGVAATREITDDPVLAAVKVLVLTTFENDEYVAEALRAGAGGFLGKGIDPEELLTAIRVVAAGDALLSPAATRALIGRFLAQPAVPGGVPERLSSLTARELEVVTLVAAGLSNDDIAGRLFITPLTAKTHVNRAMAKLDARDRAQLVVIAYQSGLVRAGGS; encoded by the coding sequence ATGACCATCCGCGTGCTGCTCGCCGACGACCAGGCCCTGCTGCGCGGCACCTTCCGGCTGCTGATCGACTCCACCGACGACCTGGAGGTGGTCGGCGAGGCCGGCACCGGCCGCCAGGCGGTGGCCATGACCCGGGCGCTGCGGCCCGACCTGGTGCTGATGGACATCCGGATGCCCGAGCTGGACGGGGTGGCCGCCACCCGGGAGATCACCGACGACCCGGTGCTGGCCGCGGTGAAGGTGCTGGTGCTGACCACCTTCGAGAACGACGAGTACGTGGCGGAGGCACTGCGGGCCGGCGCCGGCGGGTTCCTCGGCAAGGGCATCGACCCGGAGGAGCTGCTGACCGCGATCCGGGTGGTGGCGGCCGGTGACGCACTGCTCTCGCCGGCCGCCACCCGGGCGCTGATCGGGCGCTTCCTGGCCCAGCCGGCCGTGCCGGGCGGGGTGCCGGAGCGGCTCTCCTCGCTCACCGCCCGGGAGCTCGAGGTGGTCACCCTGGTCGCGGCGGGCCTGTCCAATGACGACATCGCCGGGCGGCTGTTCATCACTCCGCTCACCGCGAAGACCCATGTGAACCGGGCGATGGCCAAGCTGGACGCCCGGGACCGGGCCCAACTGGTGGTGATCGCCTACCAGTCGGGCCTGGTCCGGGCCGGCGGGAGCTGA
- a CDS encoding SGNH/GDSL hydrolase family protein gives MIELSDRPMTWVFAGDSITQAVLHTHGARGWVEHVHERIRWQLDRLTDIVVNTGVSGWRAPDVLAHYDHLIGRFAPDVLSISLGTNDARAGLAGLDEFSTAMREIIARTPGTQLVLHTPVLVSIAGQAARAEQPAYCQAVREIAADTGAVLVDHEAYWRAEFGADDPIGWLDDPAHPNPLGHRRMADLSLKAMGLGELDEL, from the coding sequence ATGATCGAACTGTCCGACCGGCCGATGACCTGGGTGTTCGCGGGGGACAGCATCACCCAGGCGGTGCTGCACACCCATGGCGCCCGCGGCTGGGTCGAGCACGTCCACGAGCGGATCCGCTGGCAGCTGGACCGGCTCACCGACATCGTGGTCAACACCGGCGTCTCCGGCTGGCGGGCCCCCGACGTGCTGGCCCACTACGACCACCTGATCGGCCGGTTCGCCCCGGACGTGCTCAGCATCTCGCTGGGCACCAACGACGCCCGGGCCGGCCTGGCCGGGCTGGACGAGTTCAGCACCGCGATGCGGGAGATCATCGCCCGCACCCCCGGCACCCAGCTGGTGCTGCACACCCCGGTGCTGGTCAGCATCGCCGGCCAGGCGGCGCGTGCCGAGCAGCCCGCCTACTGCCAGGCGGTGCGTGAGATCGCCGCCGACACCGGCGCCGTGCTGGTGGACCACGAGGCGTACTGGCGAGCCGAGTTCGGCGCGGACGACCCGATCGGCTGGCTGGACGACCCGGCCCACCCCAACCCGCTCGGTCACCGCCGGATGGCCGACCTCAGCCTGAAGGCGATGGGCCTGGGCGAGCTCGACGAGCTCTGA
- a CDS encoding UbiD family decarboxylase yields the protein MKHLKSLREFIEELAKIGEVQEIDKEVDWNLEIGAVARRSYELRAPAPLFNTIKGIDKGFRVLSAPAGLSAQPGLAYSRIALALGLPADAKGADIVTALADARQREPIPPKVLATGPCKENIMKGDEVDLLKFPTPLIHDGDGGRYIQSFGMNIVRTPDGSWTNWSINRMMLVDRNRLACLIPPPQHLGIIRALWERQGEPMPIAVALGVEPGLPFVGGMPIPEGEDESHFMGAYFGEPLEMVQAETVDLLVPATAEIVIEGYVSLTDTVEEGPMGEYPGYLDRGSHSPKPVLHVTAVTHRNDPILPVAVAGAPVEEDHTGWGLPHAAEMMHVLRQAELPVSACWGVLESACHWWVVAVTPDWHERSGLSSQEMAQRVGEVVFGAGKLAFGVPKLLLVEHDFDIADPNQLIWAFASRSHPEHGEAHFPNQSQNIIPIYLDEHERLSYHATKVVYNCLLADRFPVGERPVASDFAHNWPADLQQYVLDNWQSYGYR from the coding sequence TTGAAACACCTGAAGAGCCTGCGCGAGTTCATCGAGGAGCTGGCCAAGATCGGCGAAGTCCAGGAGATCGACAAGGAGGTCGACTGGAACCTGGAGATCGGCGCCGTCGCCCGTCGCTCCTATGAACTGCGGGCTCCGGCACCGCTGTTCAACACCATCAAGGGGATCGACAAGGGCTTCCGGGTGCTCTCCGCACCCGCCGGCCTGTCCGCTCAGCCGGGGCTGGCCTACAGCCGGATCGCACTGGCCCTGGGCCTGCCGGCCGACGCCAAGGGCGCCGACATCGTCACGGCGCTGGCCGACGCCCGGCAGCGCGAGCCGATCCCGCCGAAGGTGCTGGCGACCGGCCCCTGCAAGGAGAACATCATGAAGGGCGACGAGGTCGACCTGCTGAAGTTCCCCACCCCGCTGATCCACGACGGCGACGGCGGCCGCTACATCCAGTCCTTCGGCATGAACATCGTCCGCACTCCGGACGGTTCCTGGACCAACTGGTCGATCAACCGGATGATGCTGGTCGACCGCAACCGGCTGGCGTGCCTGATCCCGCCGCCGCAGCACCTGGGCATCATCCGGGCGCTCTGGGAGCGGCAGGGCGAGCCGATGCCGATCGCGGTGGCGCTGGGCGTCGAGCCGGGCCTGCCGTTCGTCGGCGGGATGCCGATCCCGGAGGGCGAGGACGAGTCGCACTTCATGGGCGCCTACTTCGGCGAGCCGCTGGAGATGGTGCAGGCGGAGACCGTCGACCTGCTGGTGCCGGCCACCGCGGAGATCGTGATCGAGGGCTATGTCTCGCTCACCGACACCGTGGAGGAGGGCCCGATGGGGGAGTACCCCGGTTACCTGGACCGGGGCAGCCACTCGCCCAAGCCGGTGCTGCACGTCACCGCCGTGACCCACCGCAATGACCCGATCCTGCCGGTGGCCGTGGCGGGCGCGCCGGTCGAGGAGGACCACACCGGCTGGGGCCTGCCGCACGCCGCCGAGATGATGCACGTGCTGCGCCAGGCCGAACTGCCGGTCTCGGCCTGCTGGGGTGTGCTGGAGTCGGCCTGCCACTGGTGGGTGGTGGCGGTCACTCCGGACTGGCACGAGCGCTCCGGTCTGAGCTCGCAGGAGATGGCCCAGCGGGTCGGCGAAGTGGTGTTCGGCGCCGGCAAGTTGGCCTTCGGCGTGCCCAAGCTGCTGCTGGTCGAGCACGACTTCGACATCGCCGACCCGAACCAGCTGATCTGGGCGTTCGCCAGCCGCTCGCACCCGGAGCACGGCGAGGCGCACTTCCCCAACCAGTCGCAGAACATCATCCCGATCTACCTGGACGAGCACGAGCGGCTCAGCTACCACGCTACCAAGGTGGTCTACAACTGCCTGCTGGCGGACCGCTTCCCGGTCGGCGAGCGCCCGGTGGCCTCGGACTTCGCCCACAACTGGCCGGCTGATCTCCAGCAGTACGTGCTGGACAACTGGCAGTCCTACGGCTACCGCTGA
- a CDS encoding UbiX family flavin prenyltransferase, with translation MDGTRRLVVGISGATGLVYGTRVLELARKAGLETHLVVTPAGQQTRAHETDLTARDLAAMADVVYRPADIGAAIASGSFRTAGMIVAPCSIRTLSAIAHSNGDNLLTRAADVTLKERRRLVLLVRETPLTLGHLRAMTAVTECGGIVMPPVPAFYLRPRTVDEIVEHTAGRALDLLGVDVPDLPRWGE, from the coding sequence ATGGACGGAACCCGTCGTCTTGTGGTGGGGATCAGCGGCGCGACCGGGTTGGTGTACGGGACGAGAGTGCTGGAACTGGCCCGCAAAGCCGGGCTGGAGACCCATCTGGTGGTCACCCCGGCCGGGCAGCAGACCCGCGCCCACGAGACCGACCTGACGGCCCGTGACCTGGCGGCGATGGCCGACGTGGTGTACCGGCCGGCCGACATCGGCGCCGCGATCGCCTCCGGCTCGTTCCGCACCGCCGGGATGATCGTGGCGCCCTGCTCGATCCGGACCCTGTCGGCGATCGCCCACTCCAACGGGGACAACCTGCTGACCCGGGCCGCGGACGTCACCCTCAAGGAGCGCCGCCGCCTGGTGCTGCTGGTCCGGGAGACCCCGCTGACCCTGGGCCATCTGCGGGCGATGACCGCCGTCACCGAGTGCGGCGGCATCGTGATGCCGCCGGTGCCCGCCTTCTACCTGCGCCCGCGCACGGTCGACGAGATCGTCGAGCACACCGCGGGCCGCGCACTCGACCTGCTCGGTGTGGACGTCCCGGACCTGCCGCGCTGGGGCGAGTAA
- a CDS encoding AfsR/SARP family transcriptional regulator, which translates to MRFGLLGPIELSDGDGRSHVVPAAKQRALLACLLVRPNQHVTMDTLIDMLWDGAAPPSARAAVLNYVTRLRRQLGPELAARVRTEAGGYRLELRAADEADHLQAGALEQRARRAVTAGDWPMALELAGQAMELWRGEPLQDVPFDRLRAEHVPPLSGLQLRLEELRIDAALGAARFDQAAQWLAELLIRHPLREPLQLRKLVALHSAGQRAEALADYHRFCGLLRAELGVGPSQPLQTAHELILRDAAAGAVLEVWRSAQRLPAGAAGPVAAARFEPPPRQLPRAPRLLVGREAESKELGRLLAPATDCQVALLTGPAGVGKTTLALAWAHHAADRFPDGQLFVDLKGHAADGPVDPRRAVSVLLDCLGVPSDRQPATFEGRTALYRSTVAGRRLLFVFDDARDAEQVRPLLPPGTNCRTVVTSRQPLAALVVADGAEPLPLERLSPDGARELLVHRLGAARTSGQEAALARLVERCGRLPLALAVVAADAATMPQLSLEALAADTAHLNRLLTQGRSAGRPADAAR; encoded by the coding sequence ATGCGCTTCGGGCTGTTGGGGCCGATCGAGTTGAGCGATGGCGACGGTCGGTCACACGTCGTCCCGGCGGCCAAGCAGCGGGCGCTGCTGGCCTGCCTGCTGGTGCGGCCGAACCAGCACGTCACCATGGACACCCTGATCGACATGCTCTGGGACGGCGCCGCCCCGCCCAGCGCCAGGGCCGCCGTGCTCAACTACGTGACCAGGCTGCGCAGGCAGCTGGGCCCGGAGCTGGCCGCCCGAGTGCGCACCGAGGCCGGCGGCTACCGGCTGGAGCTGCGCGCCGCCGACGAGGCCGACCATCTTCAGGCGGGCGCGCTGGAGCAGCGGGCGCGCCGTGCGGTGACCGCCGGTGACTGGCCGATGGCGTTGGAACTAGCTGGCCAGGCGATGGAGTTGTGGCGTGGCGAGCCCCTGCAGGACGTGCCCTTCGACCGGCTGCGGGCGGAGCACGTACCGCCGTTGAGCGGGTTGCAGCTGCGCCTGGAGGAGTTGCGGATCGACGCGGCGCTGGGCGCGGCCCGGTTCGACCAGGCGGCGCAGTGGCTGGCCGAGCTGCTCATCCGGCACCCGCTGCGGGAGCCCTTGCAGTTGCGCAAGCTGGTCGCGCTGCACTCCGCCGGGCAGCGGGCCGAGGCGCTGGCCGACTACCACCGGTTCTGCGGGCTGCTGCGTGCGGAGTTGGGCGTCGGACCGTCCCAACCACTACAGACGGCCCATGAGTTGATCCTGCGGGACGCCGCCGCAGGCGCCGTGCTCGAGGTCTGGCGCTCGGCGCAGCGGCTGCCGGCCGGTGCGGCCGGCCCGGTGGCAGCGGCGCGGTTCGAGCCGCCGCCGCGCCAACTGCCCAGGGCGCCGCGGCTGCTGGTCGGCCGGGAGGCGGAGTCCAAGGAGCTGGGCCGGCTGCTGGCCCCCGCCACCGACTGCCAGGTGGCGCTGCTGACCGGACCGGCCGGGGTCGGCAAGACCACCCTGGCGCTGGCCTGGGCGCACCACGCGGCCGACCGGTTCCCGGACGGCCAGCTGTTCGTCGACCTCAAGGGGCATGCCGCGGACGGCCCGGTCGATCCGCGGCGCGCGGTCAGTGTGCTGCTGGACTGCCTGGGGGTGCCGTCGGACCGCCAGCCGGCCACCTTCGAGGGCCGCACGGCGCTCTACCGCAGCACGGTGGCCGGGCGCCGGCTGCTCTTCGTCTTCGACGACGCCCGGGACGCCGAGCAGGTGCGGCCGCTGCTGCCGCCCGGCACCAACTGCCGCACCGTGGTGACCAGCCGGCAGCCGTTGGCGGCGCTGGTGGTGGCGGACGGCGCCGAGCCGCTGCCGCTGGAACGGCTCAGCCCGGACGGGGCCCGGGAGTTGCTGGTGCACCGGCTGGGCGCGGCCCGCACCAGCGGTCAGGAGGCCGCGCTGGCCCGGCTGGTGGAGCGGTGCGGACGGCTGCCGCTGGCACTGGCGGTGGTCGCGGCCGACGCGGCGACCATGCCGCAGCTCTCCTTGGAGGCCCTGGCGGCCGACACCGCGCACCTCAACCGGCTGCTGACGCAGGGCCGGAGTGCCGGTCGGCCGGCCGACGCCGCGCGATAG
- a CDS encoding ATP-binding protein, with translation MQTGGGRSIEIGSATLRALLARLALVAGQAVTAEALVDDLWGAELPAGAANALQRRVSRLRRVLASAGEPDALHLEAGGYRLAFEPDAVDALRFQRLAEQGRAALAAGHTAQAAELLRAADRLWRGAAALTGLGEAPFAAPAADRLAATRLLAAEDRHDAELALGRAAALLPELEQLAAAHPWRERLQGQLMRALQATGRQAEALAVYQRVRTELAEQLGVEPSAELAAVQLDVLRRIPQPRPAATAPAPRPAIPAGSSSFVGRAAELRQVYRLLTTARLVTVLGPGGAGKTRFVRELLARHPEQPFGEAWFVDLAAVADPGYVAQTVLVTVGPQEQLQPALADTGTASAGGIAERIVAALRPRPVLLVLDNCEHLAAAVALLAGRLLADCPELRILATSREVLGLTGEQQFPLPPLGLPAPGSPTADAPGYPAVRLFLDRAAAVRPGFSLGPESAPAVIEICRRLDGLPLAIELAAARIRILDPQELARRLDDRFQLLANSDRTAPARHQTLRAVVDWSWSMLEQPQRMLARRLTVFAGGATLEDIEQLCGTGPELPRAAVLDTLAALVDKSLVEVGEPAVPGTGTRYRMLDTIRAYCAERLAETGETEQLQRAHALHWTAFAQAAEPRLRTGEQLPWLARLRAEHPNLFAALRRSLDAGQHGTALRLCAALMWPWLVQGARYDYQLVDRVLALPGAGLPTERTVIATAHALVLSSAFAGGAPELGRRAVARAREHADRAERGAHPVLVFLAPIDALLAHDRARARQELTAVMPEAEPWTEALALMLRGLVLVGENELDQARSDVARARDIFAVLGDRWGRYLGAQSLASIIGEPATAAACYREALACLAELGMDQHVPVVVAQLGYELVRAGEPAAAQAELTRALALAEHSTDQLAAVWATGGLVELANRSGDSAEAQRRFGQLRRALAQGAGAALLPAMLSRIAGAMLRQGEVAGARDNLRQAVDLTMAATDAPDRRAALRILADRAGANRDFALAATLFGIAADPDPAGPTADLRGHLGDEAFEAAYHRGAALDLDAVSALATPAPEAAAAPGPATAPGRADEAAAGPLSASGQRPVRGRSAD, from the coding sequence GTGCAAACCGGCGGCGGCAGATCGATCGAGATCGGCAGTGCCACGCTGCGTGCGCTGCTGGCCCGGCTGGCACTGGTGGCGGGGCAGGCGGTGACCGCCGAGGCACTGGTGGACGACCTGTGGGGCGCCGAGCTGCCCGCCGGGGCGGCCAACGCGCTGCAGCGCCGGGTCTCCCGGCTGCGCCGCGTACTGGCGAGCGCCGGCGAGCCGGACGCGCTGCACCTGGAGGCCGGCGGCTACCGGCTGGCGTTCGAGCCGGACGCGGTGGACGCCCTGCGCTTCCAGCGGCTGGCCGAGCAGGGCCGGGCCGCCCTCGCCGCCGGGCACACCGCGCAGGCGGCCGAGCTGCTGCGCGCCGCCGACCGGCTGTGGCGCGGGGCAGCCGCGCTCACCGGACTGGGTGAGGCGCCGTTCGCCGCCCCCGCCGCCGACCGGCTGGCCGCCACCCGGCTGCTCGCCGCCGAGGACCGCCACGACGCCGAACTGGCGCTCGGCCGGGCCGCCGCCCTGCTCCCCGAGCTGGAGCAGCTGGCCGCCGCGCACCCCTGGCGGGAGCGCCTGCAAGGTCAGCTGATGCGCGCACTGCAGGCGACCGGCCGGCAGGCCGAGGCACTCGCCGTCTACCAGCGGGTACGAACCGAGCTGGCCGAGCAGCTCGGCGTGGAACCGTCCGCCGAACTGGCCGCCGTCCAGCTCGACGTGCTGCGCCGGATCCCGCAGCCCCGACCGGCCGCGACCGCCCCGGCGCCCCGCCCCGCGATACCCGCCGGCAGCAGCAGCTTCGTCGGCCGCGCGGCGGAGCTGCGGCAGGTGTACCGGCTGCTGACCACGGCCCGGCTGGTCACCGTGCTCGGCCCCGGCGGCGCCGGCAAGACCAGGTTCGTCCGGGAACTGCTCGCCCGGCACCCCGAGCAGCCGTTCGGCGAAGCCTGGTTCGTCGACCTGGCCGCAGTCGCCGACCCCGGCTACGTGGCCCAGACCGTCCTGGTCACCGTCGGCCCCCAGGAGCAGCTCCAGCCCGCCCTGGCCGACACCGGCACCGCGTCCGCCGGCGGCATCGCCGAGCGGATCGTCGCCGCCCTGCGCCCCCGGCCCGTGCTGCTGGTGCTCGACAACTGCGAGCACCTGGCCGCGGCCGTCGCGCTGCTGGCCGGGCGGCTGCTGGCCGACTGCCCCGAGCTGCGGATCCTGGCCACCAGTCGGGAGGTGCTGGGGCTCACCGGCGAGCAGCAGTTCCCGCTGCCGCCACTGGGCCTGCCCGCGCCCGGCAGCCCGACCGCCGACGCGCCCGGCTACCCGGCCGTGCGGCTCTTCCTGGACCGGGCCGCCGCCGTCCGGCCCGGCTTCAGCCTCGGCCCCGAATCCGCACCGGCCGTGATCGAGATCTGCCGCCGCCTCGACGGCCTGCCACTGGCCATCGAACTGGCCGCGGCCCGGATCCGGATCCTTGACCCGCAGGAGCTGGCCCGGCGCCTCGACGACCGGTTCCAGCTGCTCGCCAACTCCGACCGCACCGCCCCCGCCCGCCACCAGACGCTGCGCGCGGTGGTCGACTGGAGCTGGTCGATGCTGGAGCAGCCGCAGCGGATGCTGGCCCGCCGCCTCACCGTCTTCGCCGGCGGCGCCACGCTGGAGGACATCGAGCAGCTCTGCGGCACCGGTCCCGAACTGCCGCGCGCCGCGGTGCTCGACACCCTGGCGGCGCTGGTCGACAAGTCGCTGGTGGAGGTCGGCGAGCCGGCCGTGCCCGGCACCGGCACCCGGTACCGGATGCTCGACACCATCCGTGCCTACTGCGCCGAGCGACTGGCCGAGACCGGCGAGACCGAGCAGCTCCAGCGGGCCCACGCGCTGCACTGGACGGCCTTCGCGCAGGCCGCCGAACCGCGGCTGCGCACCGGCGAACAGCTGCCCTGGCTGGCCCGGTTGCGCGCCGAACACCCCAACCTCTTCGCGGCGCTGCGCCGTTCACTGGACGCCGGGCAGCACGGGACCGCGCTGCGGCTGTGCGCCGCGCTGATGTGGCCGTGGCTGGTCCAAGGGGCCCGCTACGACTACCAGTTGGTGGACCGGGTGCTGGCGCTGCCCGGCGCCGGGCTGCCCACCGAGCGCACCGTGATCGCTACGGCGCACGCCCTGGTGCTCTCCTCGGCCTTCGCGGGCGGCGCCCCGGAGCTCGGCCGCCGGGCCGTGGCGCGGGCCCGCGAGCATGCCGACCGGGCGGAGCGCGGGGCGCACCCGGTGCTCGTCTTCCTGGCACCGATCGATGCGCTGCTGGCGCACGACCGGGCCCGGGCCCGGCAGGAGCTGACCGCGGTGATGCCCGAAGCGGAGCCGTGGACAGAGGCGTTGGCGCTCATGCTCCGCGGCCTGGTGCTGGTCGGCGAGAACGAGCTGGACCAAGCGCGGTCGGACGTCGCGCGGGCCCGGGACATCTTCGCGGTGCTCGGTGATCGATGGGGCCGCTACCTGGGCGCCCAGTCGCTGGCGTCCATCATCGGCGAACCGGCCACCGCCGCCGCCTGCTACCGGGAGGCGCTGGCCTGCCTGGCCGAGCTCGGCATGGACCAGCATGTGCCGGTGGTGGTCGCACAGCTCGGCTACGAACTGGTCCGGGCCGGCGAGCCCGCTGCCGCCCAGGCCGAACTGACCAGGGCGCTGGCGCTGGCGGAACACTCCACGGACCAGCTGGCTGCCGTCTGGGCCACCGGAGGCCTGGTCGAACTGGCCAACCGCTCCGGGGACTCCGCCGAGGCGCAGCGTCGCTTCGGGCAGCTGCGCCGGGCCCTGGCACAGGGCGCCGGCGCCGCGCTGCTGCCGGCGATGCTCTCCCGGATCGCCGGTGCGATGCTGCGCCAGGGCGAGGTGGCCGGGGCCCGGGACAACCTGCGGCAGGCCGTGGACCTCACCATGGCCGCCACCGACGCCCCCGACCGGCGGGCCGCCCTGCGGATCCTGGCCGACCGTGCCGGCGCCAACCGGGACTTCGCACTCGCCGCCACGCTGTTCGGCATCGCCGCCGACCCCGACCCGGCAGGGCCGACCGCCGACCTGCGCGGCCACCTGGGCGATGAAGCCTTCGAAGCCGCCTACCACCGCGGAGCCGCCCTCGACCTGGACGCCGTCTCCGCACTCGCCACCCCCGCACCCGAGGCCGCCGCCGCACCCGGGCCTGCCACAGCGCCCGGGCGCGCCGACGAGGCCGCCGCCGGCCCCCTGTCAGCGTCAGGTCAGCGTCCGGTCCGTGGCCGGTCAGCGGACTGA